The following proteins come from a genomic window of Yinghuangia sp. ASG 101:
- a CDS encoding ATP-binding protein, producing MSLLTEGFSSFVFGRHETQRLPVRTSTGQAQAVYLPTAAPGLGDSGVIIGREVYSGKGYVYDPFQLYGQQLPAPHWLVLGESGNGKSALEKTYVLRQLRFRDRQVVVLDAQGEDGVGEWNHIAEALGIKPIRLDPTNLESDGVRLNPLDPAIATTGQLALLRTIIEVAMGRPLEERAGYALKAAHVHVMRTVKDRQPILPDIVEALRNPSKVAADLLSLDLADVRIWGLDVALVLDRLVDGDLQNMFEGPTTSGIDLDAPLIIFDLSHIDRNSIAMPILMAIVGVWLEHTWIRPDRVKRIFLVEEAWHIINSPFVAQLFQRLLKFGRRLGLSFVAVVHHLSDVVDGAAAKEAAAILKMASTRTIYMQKAEEARATGKVLGLPRWAVEIIPTLTPGIAVWDVNGNVQVVKHLITETERPMVYTDRAMTEDAVEERVRAEAALTGDPAA from the coding sequence ATGTCGCTGCTGACCGAGGGGTTCTCGAGCTTCGTCTTCGGCAGACACGAGACGCAGCGCCTGCCCGTGCGCACGTCGACGGGGCAGGCGCAGGCGGTGTACCTGCCGACGGCCGCGCCGGGCCTCGGGGACTCGGGTGTGATCATCGGCCGCGAGGTCTACTCCGGCAAGGGGTACGTGTACGACCCGTTCCAGTTGTACGGCCAGCAACTCCCGGCGCCGCACTGGCTGGTGCTCGGCGAGTCCGGCAACGGGAAGTCGGCGCTGGAGAAGACGTACGTCCTGCGCCAACTCCGGTTCCGCGACCGCCAGGTCGTGGTGCTGGACGCGCAGGGCGAGGACGGCGTCGGCGAGTGGAACCACATCGCCGAGGCGCTCGGCATCAAGCCGATCCGCCTCGACCCGACGAACCTCGAATCCGACGGCGTGCGCCTCAACCCGCTCGACCCGGCGATCGCGACGACGGGGCAGCTGGCGCTCCTGCGCACGATCATCGAGGTGGCGATGGGCCGCCCGCTGGAGGAGCGGGCGGGGTACGCGCTCAAGGCCGCGCACGTGCACGTCATGCGGACGGTCAAAGACCGCCAGCCGATACTGCCGGACATCGTCGAGGCGCTGCGCAACCCGAGCAAGGTCGCGGCGGATCTCCTGAGCCTGGACCTCGCCGACGTGCGCATCTGGGGCCTGGACGTGGCACTGGTCCTCGACCGGCTGGTGGACGGCGACCTGCAGAACATGTTCGAGGGGCCGACGACGAGCGGCATCGACCTCGACGCGCCGCTCATCATCTTCGACCTGTCGCACATCGACCGGAACTCGATCGCGATGCCGATCCTGATGGCGATCGTGGGCGTGTGGCTGGAGCACACGTGGATCCGCCCGGACCGGGTCAAGCGCATCTTCCTGGTCGAGGAGGCGTGGCACATCATCAACAGCCCCTTCGTCGCGCAGCTGTTCCAGCGGCTGCTGAAGTTCGGGCGCCGGCTGGGCCTTTCGTTCGTCGCGGTGGTGCACCACTTGTCGGACGTCGTCGACGGTGCCGCGGCGAAGGAGGCGGCGGCGATCCTGAAGATGGCGTCGACGCGGACGATCTACATGCAGAAGGCGGAGGAGGCCCGCGCGACCGGGAAGGTGCTGGGGCTGCCGCGCTGGGCGGTGGAGATCATCCCGACGCTGACGCCGGGCATCGCGGTGTGGGATGTCAACGGCAACGTCCAGGTGGTCAAACACCTGATCACCGAAACCGAGCGGCCCATGGTCTACACGGACCGCGCGATGACCGAGGACGCCGTCGAGGAACGCGTTCGGGCGGAAGCCGCGCTGACGGGCGACCCGGCGGCGTAG
- a CDS encoding SCO6880 family protein gives MTTQPIQRRRTFLIGKAKPTAVIGKNREPGEIFMIIAGGALGLLWGLLVPILVVRIIGLVGFPLIAFAAVYLPYRGRTFYKWFEINRTYKRTLKRGARYRSSVMEAGTRLNGAGVAVGSPPGIGRLSWLSVPFGPDELAVLMHLERRTVTAAIEIEGPGVGLRDSEDQEALVERFGTLLKHVANGDGFVTRLQILARTMPADPDAHAKDVARRGDPTAPRWVKDSYDHLQSMVSTSSEQHRAYLIACMHYNRDLAAESSVMGKGDDGLGVVMARELTDVCARLAEADIRVRQPMNEARLASLIHSMYDPEHQIDQFEGMQARYAWPAELDATHANYLQAKTRESDTSQPWCHATAWVKEWPLTPVGVNFLAPLLVHTPDVIRTVAVTMDLEPTDIAIERMLTEKTNDDADAARAAKMNRVVDPRDLAHTGRVDQRGEDLAGGAAGVNLVGYITVSSRSPEQLARDKRTIRASAGKCFLKLEWCDREQHRAFVNTLPFATGIRR, from the coding sequence ATGACGACACAGCCGATCCAGCGACGCCGGACGTTCCTCATCGGCAAGGCGAAGCCGACGGCCGTCATCGGCAAGAACCGCGAGCCCGGCGAGATCTTCATGATCATCGCGGGCGGCGCGCTCGGGCTGCTGTGGGGTTTGCTGGTCCCCATCCTGGTGGTCCGGATCATCGGCCTGGTGGGCTTCCCCCTGATCGCGTTCGCCGCGGTCTACCTGCCGTATCGGGGGCGCACGTTCTACAAGTGGTTCGAGATCAACCGCACTTACAAGCGCACGCTCAAGCGCGGCGCGCGCTACCGCTCTTCGGTCATGGAGGCCGGCACGCGCCTGAACGGCGCCGGTGTCGCGGTCGGGTCGCCGCCCGGGATCGGCCGGTTGAGCTGGCTGAGCGTCCCCTTCGGGCCGGACGAACTCGCCGTGCTGATGCACCTGGAGCGGCGCACGGTCACCGCCGCGATCGAGATCGAGGGCCCCGGCGTGGGCCTCCGCGACTCGGAGGACCAGGAGGCGCTGGTCGAGCGGTTCGGCACGCTGCTCAAGCATGTGGCCAACGGCGACGGGTTCGTGACGCGGCTTCAGATCCTCGCGCGGACGATGCCGGCCGACCCCGACGCGCACGCCAAGGACGTCGCGCGGCGCGGGGATCCGACCGCGCCTCGCTGGGTCAAGGACTCGTACGACCACCTGCAGTCGATGGTGTCGACGTCCAGCGAGCAGCACCGCGCCTATCTGATCGCGTGCATGCACTACAACCGCGACCTCGCCGCCGAGTCGTCGGTGATGGGCAAGGGCGACGACGGGCTCGGCGTGGTCATGGCCCGTGAGCTGACCGACGTGTGCGCCCGCCTCGCCGAGGCCGACATCCGGGTGCGCCAGCCGATGAACGAGGCGCGCCTGGCGTCGCTCATCCACTCGATGTACGACCCCGAGCACCAGATCGACCAGTTCGAGGGCATGCAGGCCCGGTACGCGTGGCCCGCCGAGTTGGACGCGACCCACGCGAACTACCTGCAGGCGAAAACCCGGGAGTCGGACACGTCGCAGCCGTGGTGCCACGCGACGGCGTGGGTCAAGGAGTGGCCGCTGACGCCCGTCGGGGTGAACTTCCTCGCGCCGCTGCTGGTGCACACGCCCGACGTGATCCGCACGGTCGCCGTGACGATGGACCTGGAGCCCACCGACATCGCGATCGAGCGCATGCTCACCGAGAAGACCAACGACGACGCCGACGCCGCCCGCGCCGCCAAGATGAACCGCGTGGTCGACCCGCGCGACCTGGCGCACACCGGGCGCGTCGACCAGCGCGGCGAAGACCTCGCGGGCGGTGCGGCCGGGGTCAACCTGGTCGGCTACATCACGGTCTCGTCGCGCAGTCCCGAGCAACTGGCACGCGACAAGCGGACGATCCGCGCGTCGGCGGGCAAGTGCTTCCTCAAACTGGAGTGGTGCGACCGCGAGCAGCACCGGGCCTTCGTGAACACGCTGCCGTTCGCCACCGGCATCAGGAGGTGA